In one window of Methanobrevibacter sp. DNA:
- a CDS encoding helicase C-terminal domain-containing protein produces MDNNSSNLDWMVYWSFQPHVPRSSQVRLINEINWAINEGYKNIILEAGTGTGKSAIATTLANMYDDSYILTMTKQLQEQYLDDFGDMLVEIKGRGNYKCNYKGNCDFCIKAEYNLRRCSDCEYQIAFKKVVDAENVITNYDYLYYAGVASPMLDPRELLILDEAHNLERKMLMLSSCELNREYISTKFGIDIFEPVMHRVKSINDLKRNPKYWSELCNDLIKECKKRIKKIEGDANKSVQVTLDEFENDPSKYSNFDYVEKQNLEQDIKIFAEIDMGLSHDELIIDLPDAESILNNNMDISAEFKPFSVADDTESLLNMGNIRIFLTGTLGSKDKFCEWNNINPDDTYYIYEKSPFDVSNRPIYTEFVGNMSGFKGKKPKWKNKRAITKIKELLDRHKNEKGVIHTSSNEQAFWIMDQLKGYPFMFVGGEDRNIVLKEFTESKENLILIGASIKDGVDFKGDLCRFQIIFKIPYPQLNEQVKYRKDLDPKWFYYQTVMALMQAYGRGIRDMDDWCVMYIIDSSFKQLVDYNRGFFNEYFLEAVQKKK; encoded by the coding sequence ATGGATAACAATAGTTCAAATCTTGATTGGATGGTTTACTGGTCATTTCAGCCACATGTTCCAAGAAGCAGCCAGGTTAGACTCATAAATGAAATCAATTGGGCCATTAATGAAGGCTATAAAAATATTATTCTCGAGGCAGGAACTGGTACCGGCAAGTCAGCAATCGCAACCACTCTTGCCAATATGTATGATGACTCATATATTCTAACAATGACAAAGCAGCTCCAAGAGCAATACTTGGACGATTTTGGTGATATGTTAGTTGAAATAAAGGGTCGTGGAAACTATAAATGCAATTATAAAGGTAACTGTGACTTTTGCATTAAGGCGGAATACAATTTAAGAAGGTGCAGCGATTGTGAGTATCAGATCGCTTTTAAAAAGGTAGTGGATGCCGAAAATGTCATCACCAATTATGATTACCTTTACTATGCAGGTGTGGCAAGCCCGATGCTTGATCCTCGTGAACTGCTGATTTTGGATGAGGCTCATAATCTGGAACGCAAGATGCTGATGCTGTCTTCATGTGAATTAAATCGTGAATATATCTCAACAAAATTTGGAATTGACATTTTCGAACCGGTTATGCATAGGGTCAAATCAATCAATGATTTAAAAAGAAATCCTAAATACTGGTCCGAGTTATGTAATGATTTGATTAAGGAATGTAAAAAAAGAATTAAAAAGATTGAGGGGGATGCAAATAAGTCGGTTCAAGTTACTCTGGATGAATTTGAAAATGACCCTTCCAAATATTCCAATTTTGATTATGTTGAAAAACAGAACTTGGAGCAGGATATCAAAATATTTGCTGAAATCGATATGGGATTGTCTCATGATGAATTGATTATTGATTTGCCTGATGCGGAGAGTATTTTGAACAACAATATGGATATTTCAGCGGAATTCAAACCATTTTCCGTAGCAGATGATACTGAAAGCCTATTGAATATGGGGAATATTCGCATATTTCTGACAGGTACCTTGGGAAGCAAGGACAAGTTCTGTGAATGGAATAATATCAATCCGGATGATACTTATTATATCTATGAAAAATCTCCGTTTGATGTTTCAAATCGGCCAATCTATACAGAGTTTGTTGGTAATATGAGTGGTTTTAAAGGCAAAAAGCCGAAATGGAAAAACAAAAGGGCAATTACAAAAATTAAGGAACTGCTTGACAGACATAAAAATGAAAAAGGTGTTATTCACACTTCGAGCAATGAACAGGCATTCTGGATAATGGATCAGCTTAAGGGATATCCTTTCATGTTTGTTGGTGGAGAGGATAGAAACATTGTTTTAAAGGAATTCACTGAATCTAAAGAAAATTTAATTCTTATTGGTGCGTCAATCAAGGATGGTGTTGATTTTAAAGGGGATTTGTGCAGGTTCCAAATCATATTTAAAATTCCGTATCCTCAACTTAACGAACAGGTAAAATACAGAAAGGATTTGGATCCGAAATGGTTTTACTATCAAACGGTAATGGCGCTGATGCAGGCATATGGTCGTGGAATAAGGGATATGGATGATTGGTGTGTAATGTATATAATTGATTCCAGTTTTAAGCAATTGGTTGATTATAATCGAGGATTTTTCAATGAGTACTTCCTTGAGGCAGTACAAAAAAAGAAGTAA
- a CDS encoding Na+/H+ antiporter subunit E, with translation MFLTRIGYGIAYFVVLIIEIIKSTFSVAFSGIMGRNIDPIIVDIETVLERPVSQTILANSISLTPGTLSVDLDSENNIIKVAAISPRKKEDIIPFEPYIKKMLE, from the coding sequence ATGTTTTTGACTAGAATTGGATACGGAATTGCTTATTTCGTCGTCCTTATTATAGAAATCATTAAATCAACATTTAGTGTTGCATTTAGTGGAATTATGGGGAGAAATATTGATCCTATAATTGTTGACATTGAAACAGTATTAGAGAGACCTGTTTCACAAACAATTTTAGCAAACAGTATTTCATTAACTCCAGGTACCTTGTCTGTCGATTTGGACAGTGAAAATAACATTATCAAAGTAGCTGCTATTTCTCCAAGAAAAAAAGAGGATATTATTCCTTTTGAACCTTATATTAAGAAAATGTTGGAGTAA
- a CDS encoding monovalent cation/H+ antiporter complex subunit F — MDILFISKYIVLIALIIMMLAALRASAYKSTSMGLLGSSVIVNAFAVALLIVGGLYNIQFYRDISLALIFFGFVGTVAFAVVLGGDDK, encoded by the coding sequence ATGGATATATTATTTATTTCAAAATATATTGTGCTTATTGCATTAATTATAATGATGCTAGCTGCCTTAAGAGCAAGCGCATATAAATCAACATCAATGGGCCTTTTAGGAAGTTCAGTGATTGTTAATGCTTTTGCGGTAGCATTGCTTATTGTTGGCGGATTGTACAATATTCAGTTTTATAGAGATATATCATTAGCTTTAATATTCTTTGGTTTTGTAGGCACTGTTGCTTTCGCTGTAGTTTTGGGAGGGGATGATAAATGA
- a CDS encoding IGHMBP2 family helicase, whose amino-acid sequence MNKYIKNLIRLINYERDAEIDLMTREISTMSGQKREELGRAINKVKGKSLGKELGLQIVQFGRSEVIDTEISVGDMVLVSTDNPLRSDLTGTVTEKGARFIKVAFDKRVPKWAIKKKVRLDLYANDITFRRMEDNLKHLSLKGKNALEYILNERDPKKNRPTPYINYIDENLNDSQKLAIENSLSCENFYLIHGPFGTGKTRTLVELISQETRQNHKVLATAESNAAVDNILERLMDNKKLNLTRLGHPQRVSKHNITQTLAYKVENHKLNKKIKKIHKKINNLIEKRKVHTKPTPQYRRGLGDYDILHFASKGKGTRGVSSEKIKSMAKWIEINQEIDEAHDEIKRIENRMIKDIIDTSDVILATNSSAALESISRVKFDVAIIDEASQATIPSVLIPIAKAHRFILAGDHKQLPPTIISERAGELSKTLFEELIRMYSNKSQLLNVQYRMNSLLMKFPNEEFYNNGLKSDSSVDDITINDILDGEHDEEALLFVDTSDVDLEGETHLKDSKSIVNNLEAEISAKLVQDYLNDGIEVDDIGIISPYADQVKIIQEMTPVEVKTVDGFQGREKEIIIISTVRSNENENIGFLRDLRRLNVAITRAKRKLIIVGNINTLKTNPTYARLIKFCEDENLLVKI is encoded by the coding sequence ATGAACAAATATATTAAAAACTTAATTAGGCTCATTAATTATGAAAGAGATGCTGAAATTGACCTAATGACACGTGAAATCAGTACAATGTCTGGTCAAAAAAGAGAGGAACTTGGAAGAGCCATTAATAAAGTTAAAGGAAAAAGTTTAGGAAAGGAATTGGGCCTTCAGATTGTTCAGTTCGGAAGGTCAGAGGTGATTGATACTGAAATCAGCGTTGGAGACATGGTTTTAGTCAGTACTGACAACCCACTCAGAAGCGATTTGACCGGCACAGTTACCGAAAAAGGTGCCCGATTCATAAAGGTTGCCTTTGACAAGCGTGTTCCAAAATGGGCAATAAAAAAGAAGGTCAGACTCGACTTATATGCCAATGACATAACATTTAGAAGGATGGAAGACAATCTAAAACATTTAAGCTTAAAAGGTAAAAATGCTTTGGAATACATTTTAAATGAGAGGGACCCTAAAAAGAACCGACCCACACCTTACATTAACTATATAGATGAAAATCTCAATGACTCTCAAAAATTGGCAATTGAAAATTCACTGTCTTGTGAAAATTTCTATCTGATTCATGGACCATTCGGAACAGGAAAAACCAGAACTTTAGTTGAGTTAATCTCACAGGAAACACGTCAAAACCATAAGGTTTTAGCTACAGCCGAGAGTAATGCAGCAGTCGATAACATTTTAGAGAGATTGATGGACAACAAAAAATTAAACCTGACAAGACTTGGACATCCCCAAAGAGTATCAAAACATAACATTACACAAACTCTTGCATATAAGGTTGAAAATCATAAGCTAAATAAGAAAATTAAAAAAATCCACAAAAAGATCAACAATCTAATTGAAAAACGCAAAGTGCACACAAAGCCAACACCACAGTACCGCCGTGGCCTTGGAGATTATGACATTCTGCATTTTGCATCCAAAGGCAAAGGCACACGTGGAGTAAGCTCGGAAAAGATTAAATCCATGGCAAAATGGATTGAGATTAACCAAGAGATTGATGAGGCTCATGATGAAATTAAAAGAATAGAAAATAGAATGATTAAAGACATTATCGATACAAGCGATGTGATTCTTGCAACAAATTCATCTGCGGCATTGGAGTCAATATCAAGAGTGAAATTTGATGTTGCAATAATCGATGAAGCTTCACAGGCCACAATCCCTAGCGTTTTGATACCTATCGCCAAAGCCCACAGGTTCATTCTTGCAGGAGATCATAAACAGCTGCCTCCAACAATCATCAGTGAAAGAGCTGGAGAATTATCTAAAACTTTATTTGAAGAACTGATTAGAATGTATTCTAACAAATCACAATTGTTGAATGTTCAGTATCGTATGAATAGCCTGCTTATGAAGTTTCCAAATGAAGAGTTTTACAACAACGGACTAAAAAGCGATTCCAGTGTTGACGACATAACAATAAATGACATTCTTGATGGGGAACATGACGAAGAGGCATTGCTTTTTGTTGACACTTCAGATGTTGATTTGGAAGGCGAAACTCATCTTAAAGATTCAAAATCCATTGTCAATAATTTGGAAGCGGAAATTAGTGCAAAACTTGTTCAGGATTACCTGAATGATGGTATTGAAGTGGACGATATCGGAATCATCAGCCCTTATGCTGACCAGGTGAAAATCATACAGGAAATGACTCCAGTTGAAGTCAAAACCGTTGATGGTTTTCAGGGAAGGGAAAAGGAAATTATTATCATATCTACTGTCAGAAGCAATGAAAATGAAAATATTGGTTTTTTAAGAGATTTAAGAAGGTTAAACGTAGCAATTACTCGTGCAAAACGTAAACTAATCATTGTTGGCAATATCAATACCCTAAAAACCAATCCCACTTATGCCCGGCTGATAAAATTCTGTGAAGATGAAAACCTCCTAGTTAAAATTTAG
- a CDS encoding cation:proton antiporter, translating to MIEYIQSILLIVAAFFMIIAAVGLVTVNKNTKNLVYARIHIVGLFDIACIIAMIGLGQYLLAGIYLILAPFIAHAIANAYWKKEDRENNMDLMTVEEEVDENHPFIHPKAKMQALESENSEKLKVDERFSVTTLEIDEGE from the coding sequence ATGATAGAATACATTCAATCAATCCTTCTTATCGTAGCGGCATTTTTCATGATTATTGCAGCAGTTGGTCTTGTAACCGTGAATAAAAATACTAAAAATTTGGTCTATGCAAGAATTCATATCGTTGGATTATTTGATATTGCTTGTATAATTGCAATGATTGGGCTTGGCCAATATCTCTTAGCTGGAATTTACTTGATCCTAGCACCATTTATAGCACATGCAATAGCTAATGCTTATTGGAAAAAAGAAGATAGAGAAAATAACATGGATTTAATGACTGTTGAAGAAGAAGTAGATGAAAATCATCCGTTCATACATCCTAAAGCTAAAATGCAAGCTTTGGAAAGTGAAAACTCAGAAAAACTTAAGGTGGATGAAAGATTTTCAGTAACTACATTAGAAATTGATGAGGGTGAATAA
- a CDS encoding arsenic resistance protein, whose protein sequence is MELIEKLEPIIIFSAVLIGLIFSNIDIIVQNTDYLINIFLCLMLFGLFLEVPLGDLKDSFKNVKFTSTSLIINFIWTPLFGYFLGSLFLKGNIDVLIGFFMLILTPCTDWYLVFTKMAKGDLTLSLSILPINLILQIILLPIYLVIFFSSGNTMDYTQLAYSLLIVIVIPFIAAQIVKFILNNSLQEKASELFSSLQIWFLSLAVFCIFASQGELLFNNLNSVATIFIPLIIFFIVNVIIDLLISEKINFTYQEYASLTMTTLARNSPLALAIAINSFPGHELISIALVIGPLIELPVLYIVSKFCLWIKNSGLFFTCKL, encoded by the coding sequence ATGGAATTAATAGAGAAACTTGAACCAATAATAATATTTTCAGCAGTCCTAATAGGATTAATCTTTTCAAATATAGACATTATAGTTCAAAATACAGATTATTTAATAAATATTTTCTTATGCCTAATGCTTTTTGGATTATTCCTTGAAGTGCCACTTGGAGACTTGAAAGACAGCTTCAAAAATGTTAAATTTACTTCCACAAGTTTAATAATAAATTTCATATGGACACCACTGTTCGGTTATTTTTTAGGATCACTATTTTTAAAAGGCAATATTGATGTATTAATTGGATTTTTCATGTTAATATTAACTCCATGTACTGACTGGTATTTAGTATTTACCAAAATGGCAAAAGGAGATTTAACATTAAGCTTATCCATACTTCCAATTAATCTAATCCTGCAAATAATATTGCTGCCAATTTATTTGGTTATTTTCTTTTCAAGCGGAAACACAATGGACTACACACAACTCGCATATTCACTTTTAATCGTCATAGTAATACCATTTATTGCGGCCCAAATTGTCAAATTTATTTTGAATAACAGTTTACAGGAAAAAGCAAGCGAATTATTCAGTTCCCTTCAAATATGGTTTTTGTCCCTTGCAGTATTTTGCATATTCGCAAGCCAAGGAGAACTGCTATTCAATAATCTAAACTCCGTTGCCACCATATTTATTCCATTGATTATATTTTTCATCGTTAATGTGATAATTGACTTATTGATATCAGAAAAGATTAATTTCACATACCAAGAATATGCCAGTCTAACCATGACAACACTAGCCAGGAATTCACCATTGGCATTAGCGATAGCAATAAATTCATTTCCGGGACATGAATTAATCTCAATAGCTCTTGTAATCGGACCATTGATAGAATTGCCAGTGCTTTATATTGTTTCAAAATTCTGCCTATGGATTAAAAACTCAGGATTGTTCTTTACTTGCAAACTTTAG
- a CDS encoding argininosuccinate synthase, translating to MTDKVLLAFSGGLDTSVCVKLLEEKYDVEVITACVDVGQGEEEMEKAKNSAANIGGLKHYNIDAKEEFANEYIARGIKANAEYEGYPLSTAFARPLIAQKLIEVAEKEGATAIAHGCTGKGNDQFRFEAVIRAMSDLDIIAPIREMNLTRTEEKAYAESKGIKLSYDKIYSIDENLWGRAIEGDVLEDPANEPPEDIYEWTASWEDAKDEPEKVSIEFEEGIPVAINGEMMPLIDIIIKANEIAGAHGIGRVDTIENRMIGIKSREIYETPGAKLLIAAHEALEELVLTTDELRFAEYMSGLYADLVYRALWQEPLREDLDQAIDNMQERVSGEVVMKLFKGSIQPISRKSPFSLHSIEQITFEDKETDQREVEGMIKHHGLQAANYQKLNR from the coding sequence ATGACTGATAAAGTACTTTTAGCATTCAGCGGAGGGCTTGACACCTCTGTTTGTGTTAAATTATTAGAAGAAAAATACGATGTAGAAGTTATTACCGCATGTGTAGATGTGGGACAAGGCGAAGAGGAAATGGAAAAAGCAAAAAATAGTGCAGCTAACATTGGAGGATTAAAACACTACAATATTGATGCTAAAGAAGAATTCGCAAATGAATACATCGCACGCGGAATTAAAGCAAATGCAGAATACGAAGGATACCCATTAAGCACCGCTTTTGCAAGACCATTAATTGCCCAAAAACTTATAGAAGTAGCTGAAAAAGAAGGGGCAACTGCAATTGCACACGGTTGTACCGGAAAAGGAAACGACCAATTCAGATTTGAAGCAGTTATTCGCGCAATGTCCGATTTGGACATCATTGCACCAATCAGAGAAATGAACTTGACAAGAACTGAAGAAAAAGCATATGCAGAATCCAAAGGAATTAAGTTAAGCTACGATAAAATTTACAGTATCGATGAAAACCTCTGGGGAAGAGCAATTGAAGGAGATGTCCTAGAAGACCCTGCTAACGAACCACCAGAAGACATATACGAATGGACTGCATCCTGGGAAGATGCTAAAGATGAACCTGAAAAAGTATCTATCGAATTTGAAGAAGGTATTCCAGTAGCCATTAACGGCGAAATGATGCCATTAATCGACATTATCATAAAAGCAAATGAAATTGCAGGAGCACACGGTATCGGTAGAGTAGACACCATTGAAAACAGAATGATCGGTATTAAAAGTAGGGAAATCTACGAAACCCCTGGTGCTAAATTATTGATTGCTGCTCACGAAGCTCTTGAAGAATTAGTTTTAACCACTGACGAGTTAAGATTTGCGGAATACATGTCCGGACTCTATGCAGACCTCGTCTACAGAGCACTCTGGCAAGAACCTTTAAGAGAAGACCTCGACCAAGCAATCGACAATATGCAAGAAAGAGTAAGTGGAGAAGTTGTAATGAAACTGTTCAAAGGTTCAATCCAACCAATATCAAGAAAATCTCCATTCAGCTTACACAGCATCGAGCAAATTACATTTGAAGACAAAGAAACTGACCAAAGAGAAGTTGAAGGTATGATTAAGCACCACGGTCTTCAAGCTGCAAATTACCAAAAATTAAACAGATAG
- a CDS encoding succinylglutamate desuccinylase/aspartoacylase family protein codes for MHFKKIDEFGNLEMRYISDFSGGFISRNRHVLKNLQLNKFTQFILEKCVYGTPIFKLGNKGNKILILSGIHGNELPSQVANVRLLNKLLNADLNNTLYFIPFASPKSTMYNERTFNGLDLNRSAHIKNSLSNLIVRTILNLGINFVGDFHSTAYNANPGIESIFSSKSPSPESYLIANYISKDVGSEVLSFDFAGSSYKGAVEDVCNLKGVPAITGEVLCPFTTIEGRAVERSFAQMESFLSYFGV; via the coding sequence ATGCATTTTAAAAAAATTGATGAATTTGGAAATCTTGAAATGAGGTATATTTCTGATTTTTCAGGGGGTTTTATTTCACGAAATAGGCATGTCCTGAAAAACTTGCAGTTAAACAAGTTCACTCAATTTATCCTTGAAAAATGTGTTTATGGTACTCCTATTTTCAAATTGGGAAATAAGGGGAATAAAATTCTAATTTTATCTGGAATTCATGGCAATGAGCTTCCTTCACAGGTTGCGAATGTCAGATTATTAAATAAATTATTGAATGCCGATTTGAATAATACGTTATATTTTATTCCATTCGCATCACCAAAATCAACAATGTATAATGAGAGGACATTTAACGGGCTTGATTTAAACAGGTCTGCACATATTAAAAATTCATTAAGCAATCTTATAGTTCGCACTATTTTAAATTTGGGGATTAACTTTGTAGGGGATTTTCACTCCACCGCATATAATGCAAATCCAGGCATTGAATCTATTTTTTCATCAAAATCTCCCTCTCCTGAAAGCTATTTGATTGCAAATTACATATCAAAGGATGTAGGTTCTGAAGTATTGTCATTTGACTTTGCAGGTTCCTCCTATAAAGGAGCAGTTGAAGACGTGTGCAACTTAAAAGGAGTTCCTGCAATAACTGGCGAAGTATTATGTCCATTCACAACCATTGAAGGCAGGGCTGTTGAAAGATCATTTGCTCAAATGGAAAGCTTTTTAAGTTATTTTGGTGTTTAG
- a CDS encoding metal-dependent hydrolase — protein sequence MSSYKGHSIFAFILALMFFHNPLTIALTFIGANIPDFDHKFKKENVYKMIILGLIVFISLYILKLPYYIGLIIVFLGVTFYFSEHRSFTHSIFGVLTLTSAVSLILIWGSQLVGAVTVLDNQYLLMAILIALLSFLFLNKKLMMIFLPLFFISLFVLPAVEISCIEIVLSLFIGLFSHVVLDSFTPAGIKIFAPVSSKKVYRNFGLSMTFLLIFFAILYNIPILFPLFGHYVMNN from the coding sequence TTGTCTTCATACAAGGGGCATTCGATATTTGCATTCATTCTCGCATTGATGTTTTTTCACAATCCTCTAACAATTGCTTTAACATTCATTGGTGCAAATATTCCTGATTTTGACCATAAATTTAAAAAGGAAAATGTCTATAAGATGATAATTTTGGGATTAATAGTGTTCATTTCACTTTATATCCTTAAATTGCCTTATTATATAGGTTTAATCATTGTTTTTTTAGGTGTCACTTTTTACTTTTCAGAGCACAGGAGTTTCACCCATTCTATTTTTGGCGTTTTAACCTTAACTTCGGCAGTTAGTTTAATTTTAATATGGGGTTCTCAGCTAGTTGGTGCAGTAACTGTTCTGGATAATCAGTATTTGTTGATGGCTATTTTAATAGCTCTTTTAAGCTTTTTATTCTTAAATAAGAAATTGATGATGATATTCCTGCCATTGTTTTTCATCAGTTTATTTGTTCTTCCGGCAGTTGAAATATCCTGCATTGAAATAGTTCTGAGTCTGTTTATAGGATTGTTTTCGCATGTTGTTCTTGATTCGTTCACACCGGCAGGAATCAAGATTTTTGCACCCGTATCCTCTAAGAAGGTTTACAGAAACTTTGGCTTAAGCATGACATTCTTGTTAATATTTTTCGCTATATTATATAATATTCCAATTCTATTTCCTTTATTTGGCCATTATGTGATGAATAACTAA